A window of the Phaseolus vulgaris cultivar G19833 chromosome 5, P. vulgaris v2.0, whole genome shotgun sequence genome harbors these coding sequences:
- the LOC137833925 gene encoding secreted RxLR effector protein 161-like: MDNSNSVHNPIVPGYKLMKDEDGVKVDKTHYKQVVGSLMYLTATRPDMMFVESLISRYMENPTELHLQAAKRVLRYLKGTTELGIFYRKGGDDKFVAYTDSDYAGDLDERKSTSGYVFLLSSGAVSWSSKKQPIVSLSSTEAEFIAAASCACQTLWLKGVLEKLGQKQAKPTSIHCDSSSTIKLSKNPVMHGRSKHIDVRFHFLRELTKAGSVELVHCGTKEQLVDVMIDLLP, translated from the coding sequence ATGGACAACAGTAACTCTGTTCATAATCCTATTGTTCCTGGCTATAAACTTATGAAAGATGAAGATGGAGTAAAGGTGGACAAGACTCATTATAAACAAGTTGTGGGTAGTCTCATGTACCTCACAGCAACTCGTCCAGACATGATGTTTGTGGAAAGTCTTATTAGTAGGTATATGGAAAATCCTACTGAACTTCATTTACAAGCAGCAAAAAGGGTCCTGAGATATTTGAAGGGAACAACTGAGTTGGGTATTTTCTATAGGAAAGGAGGAGATGATAAATTTGTTGCTTACACTGACAGTGATTATGCTGGAGATTTAGATGAGAGAAAGAGTACTTCAGGTTATGTGTTCTTATTAAGTTCAGGAGCAGTTTCATGGTCATCAAAAAAACAACCAATAGTAAGTTTATCTTCCACTGAGGCAGAATTTATTGCTGCAGCCTCATGTGCATGTCAGACATTATGGTTAAAAGGAGTGTTGGAAAAGCTGGGTCAGAAGCAAGCCAAGCCAACTAGTATTCACTGTGATAGCAGTTCTACAATCAAACTCTCAAAGAACCCAGTAATGCATGGTCGCAGTAAGCACATAGATGTGCGGTTTCATTTCCTTAGAGAGCTCACAAAGGCAGGATCTGTGGAATTGGTACATTGTGGCACCAAGGAACAGTTGGTTGATGTGATGATTGACCTATTGCCTTAA